A portion of the Cryptomeria japonica chromosome 5, Sugi_1.0, whole genome shotgun sequence genome contains these proteins:
- the LOC131035766 gene encoding large ribosomal subunit protein eL42 isoform X2 gives MVNVPKTKKTFCKNKACRKHTLHKVTQYKKGKDSLAAQGKRRYDRKQSGYGGQTKPVFHKKAKTTKKIVLRLQCQSCKHVSQHPIKRCKHFEIGGDKKGKGTSLF, from the exons GTGAACGTTCCAAAAACTAAGAAAACCTTCTGCAAAAACAAAGCATGCAGAAAGCACACTTTGCACAAGGTTACTCAGTACAAGAAAGGCAAGGACAGTCTTGCAGCCCAAG GAAAACGGCGGTATGATCGAAAACAATCAGGCTATGGAGGCCAGACAAAACCTGTCTTTCACAAGAAG GCAAAAACAACAAAGAAGATTGTTTTGAGGTTGCAATGCCAGTCTTGCAAACATGTCTCACAGCATCCAATCAAG CGATGCAAACACTTTGAGATTGGTGGAGACAAGAAGGGGAAGGGAACATCCCTTTTCTAG
- the LOC131035766 gene encoding large ribosomal subunit protein eL42 isoform X1: protein MVNVPKTKKTFCKNKACRKHTLHKVTQYKKGKDSLAAQGKRRYDRKQSGYGGQTKPVFHKKAKTTKKIVLRLQCQSCKHVSQHPIKRCKHFEIGGDKKGKGTSLF from the exons GTGAACGTTCCAAAAACTAAGAAAACCTTCTGCAAAAACAAAGCATGCAGAAAGCACACTTTGCACAAGGTTACTCAGTACAAGAAAGGCAAGGACAGTCTTGCAGCCCAAG GAAAACGGCGGTATGATCGAAAACAATCAGGCTATGGAGGCCAGACAAAACCTGTCTTTCACAAGAAG GCAAAAACAACAAAGAAGATTGTTTTGAGGTTGCAATGCCAGTCTTGCAAACACGTCTCACAGCATCCAATCAAG CGATGCAAACACTTTGAGATTGGTGGAGACAAGAAGGGGAAGGGAACATCCCTTTTCTAG